A single genomic interval of Terriglobus albidus harbors:
- a CDS encoding acyltransferase family protein: MSTPAAEATPAAPRTTRKPALPALTGVRTFLAANIMLFHFTPPHIEWITPIVGHGFVFVGFFLLISGFILSYNYGDRIRTLKVKDFYLARVARLYPVYLISLVISIPVLMEEFHIRTRGEFFRGAIMTPLLLQGWSPWLATFWNTVAWTLSTEAFLYVIFPFVMRWRWPERAGNLVALGFGIWILGLIPHGIYMLTNPDGLPHLDRYSYGYYLRGLKFTPLPYVCTFLVGIVLGRLHGVREMSERVRAVLAFSSVAGILGFLYLAADHTPYILMHGGLLTPLFAMLILGVSGRNPVASFFSWKPFVTIGEATLCIYLLHFNGLQMMRDFHLAEKLHYTALDPWASYVLLWTFSYLLYVFYENPARKWVLATFGAKKTAAA, encoded by the coding sequence ATGTCTACCCCCGCCGCCGAGGCAACTCCGGCTGCTCCGCGTACCACCCGCAAACCTGCGCTTCCTGCGTTGACGGGAGTACGTACGTTTCTGGCGGCGAATATCATGCTCTTTCACTTCACTCCGCCGCACATTGAGTGGATCACCCCGATCGTGGGGCATGGCTTTGTCTTCGTCGGATTCTTCCTGCTGATCTCCGGCTTCATCCTGAGCTATAACTACGGCGACCGCATCCGCACCCTCAAGGTGAAGGATTTCTATCTTGCCCGCGTCGCGCGTTTGTATCCCGTCTACCTGATTTCGCTGGTGATTTCGATTCCGGTGCTGATGGAAGAGTTCCATATCCGCACTCGGGGAGAGTTCTTCCGGGGCGCCATCATGACGCCGCTCCTGCTGCAGGGATGGAGTCCATGGCTTGCCACCTTCTGGAATACCGTGGCCTGGACGCTTTCCACCGAGGCGTTTCTCTATGTCATCTTTCCGTTTGTCATGCGTTGGCGCTGGCCGGAGAGAGCAGGGAACCTGGTCGCTCTCGGTTTCGGTATCTGGATCCTCGGTCTGATTCCGCACGGTATTTACATGCTGACGAATCCCGATGGTCTGCCTCATCTTGACCGTTACTCGTACGGCTACTACCTGCGCGGATTGAAGTTCACGCCGCTGCCGTATGTGTGTACCTTCCTCGTTGGCATCGTTCTGGGCCGCCTGCACGGTGTTCGTGAGATGAGTGAGAGGGTGCGTGCTGTTCTGGCATTTTCATCTGTCGCGGGCATTCTGGGCTTTCTATATCTCGCCGCCGATCACACACCCTACATCCTGATGCACGGCGGTCTGCTGACGCCTCTGTTCGCGATGCTGATTTTGGGCGTGAGCGGAAGGAATCCCGTTGCGTCGTTCTTCAGCTGGAAACCGTTTGTGACGATCGGTGAAGCGACTCTCTGCATCTACCTGCTGCACTTCAACGGCCTGCAGATGATGCGCGACTTCCATCTGGCGGAGAAGCTGCATTACACAGCCCTCGACCCGTGGGCATCGTATGTACTGCTGTGGACGTTCTCTTATCTGCTGTATGTCTTTTATGAGAATCCGGCACGTAAGTGGGTGCTGGCGACGTTCGGGGCGAAGAAGACAGCGGCCGCGTAG
- the pyrH gene encoding UMP kinase, producing the protein MFKRVLLKVSGEALAAGRGFGIDAIFIHKVAEEIAQVARTGAQVAIVVGGGNFFRGVAEQAIDMDRVAADHMGMLSTVINAIALQDAIEKQGIATRVMSAIAMHEVAEPYIRRRAIRHLEKGRVVIFGAGTGNPYFSTDTAAALRAMEIKADVLLKATSVDGIYTADPKKVPDAVKFQTITYMEILKLGLKVMDTTAVSLCKDNSMPMIIFSMREEGNIMRVVKGETIGSMVTA; encoded by the coding sequence ATGTTTAAACGCGTTCTCCTCAAGGTGAGTGGGGAAGCCCTGGCGGCTGGCCGCGGCTTCGGAATTGACGCAATTTTCATTCACAAGGTAGCGGAAGAGATCGCCCAGGTAGCCCGGACCGGCGCCCAGGTCGCGATCGTGGTGGGCGGTGGAAACTTCTTCCGCGGCGTCGCCGAGCAGGCCATCGATATGGACCGCGTTGCAGCGGACCACATGGGAATGCTCTCGACGGTGATCAACGCCATTGCGCTGCAGGACGCGATTGAGAAGCAGGGAATAGCGACTCGGGTGATGTCTGCGATCGCGATGCATGAGGTTGCCGAGCCATACATTCGCCGTCGCGCCATCCGTCACCTGGAGAAGGGACGGGTCGTGATCTTTGGCGCCGGCACCGGCAATCCGTACTTCTCTACGGACACGGCAGCGGCGTTGCGCGCCATGGAGATCAAGGCAGATGTCCTGCTGAAGGCGACCTCCGTGGACGGCATCTATACCGCCGACCCCAAGAAGGTACCCGATGCGGTGAAGTTCCAGACCATCACCTACATGGAGATCCTGAAGCTGGGTCTGAAGGTGATGGATACGACCGCCGTATCGCTGTGCAAGGACAACAGTATGCCGATGATCATCTTCTCTATGCGTGAGGAGGGCAACATCATGCGCGTGGTGAAGGGTGAGACCATCGGATCGATGGTGACAGCTTAG
- a CDS encoding NAD-dependent epimerase/dehydratase family protein yields the protein MSQKKVLVGGAGGFIGGHLVRRLKSEGFWVRGVDIKKHEFTESSADEFIQADLRDPQVVKAVVDGIDDVYQLAADMGGAGYIFTGEHDANVMHNSATINLNVVEYGREAGVKRFFYSSSACIYPAYNQEDPDNPKCSEDSAYPAAPDSEYGWEKLFSERLYLSYMRNYGLHVRVARFHNIFGPEGTWRGGREKSPAAMCRKVATTPEGGSIEVWGDGKQTRSFLYVDECVEAIRRMMDGPFEGPLNIGSEEMVSINQLAKLVMDIAGKPLAIKNVPGPLGVRGRNSDNHLIREKLQWEPSQPLRTGLEKTYAWIADQVQKVQAEEGELAAKA from the coding sequence ATGTCACAGAAGAAAGTGCTTGTCGGCGGCGCCGGCGGGTTTATCGGCGGCCACCTGGTTCGCAGACTGAAGTCTGAAGGCTTTTGGGTTCGGGGCGTGGATATCAAGAAGCACGAGTTCACCGAGTCCTCAGCAGATGAGTTCATCCAGGCCGACCTGCGCGATCCGCAGGTGGTCAAGGCTGTCGTCGACGGTATCGATGATGTGTATCAGCTGGCGGCCGACATGGGCGGCGCCGGTTACATCTTCACCGGCGAGCACGATGCCAATGTGATGCACAACTCAGCCACCATCAACCTGAACGTTGTTGAATATGGCCGCGAGGCTGGCGTGAAGCGTTTCTTCTACTCCTCCTCCGCCTGCATCTACCCGGCTTACAACCAGGAAGATCCTGATAATCCGAAGTGCTCGGAAGACTCCGCCTATCCTGCGGCTCCCGACTCGGAGTATGGATGGGAGAAGCTCTTCTCGGAGCGCCTGTACCTCTCCTATATGCGTAACTATGGCCTGCACGTTCGTGTAGCCCGTTTCCACAACATCTTCGGTCCGGAAGGCACCTGGCGCGGGGGCCGCGAGAAGTCGCCTGCCGCAATGTGCCGTAAGGTGGCTACGACTCCCGAGGGTGGTTCGATCGAAGTCTGGGGTGATGGCAAACAGACGCGCTCGTTCCTCTACGTCGATGAGTGCGTTGAGGCAATTCGCCGCATGATGGATGGCCCGTTCGAGGGACCGCTGAACATCGGTTCAGAAGAGATGGTGAGCATCAACCAGCTCGCGAAGCTTGTGATGGATATCGCCGGTAAGCCGCTGGCGATCAAGAATGTCCCCGGCCCTCTCGGCGTCCGTGGACGTAACTCCGACAATCACCTGATCCGCGAGAAGCTGCAGTGGGAACCCAGCCAGCCGCTGCGTACCGGTCTGGAGAAGACCTACGCCTGGATCGCAGATCAGGTCCAGAAGGTTCAGGCCGAAGAGGGCGAGCTAGCCGCCAAGGCATAA